One Candidatus Omnitrophota bacterium DNA window includes the following coding sequences:
- a CDS encoding F0F1 ATP synthase subunit delta, translating to MSFLPMVVIVLVCFIGGVIVLQMLFGRQVTHATAQLQALNAEYTRRQEELKERVKEAERQYDELMAKARTEAEQMVLHAKQEAESTKARTVEEARAESDRIIHMAMTSRDAIRKEIEQDMERRTIDRACEMIRAALPAVFRRQIQSHWLEELLADGRGTLDGLKTDEAVQEARIASAFPLSAEQRRLIQDHLKKLFGRDVTLTEVVDETLVAGLTLTVGSRVLDGTLASKIQHEARRAQQAI from the coding sequence ATGTCGTTTCTTCCGATGGTGGTCATTGTCCTGGTGTGTTTTATCGGCGGGGTCATCGTCCTGCAGATGCTCTTTGGCCGCCAGGTCACCCACGCCACCGCCCAGCTGCAAGCTCTCAACGCCGAATACACGCGGCGCCAGGAGGAGCTGAAAGAGCGGGTCAAGGAAGCCGAGCGGCAATACGACGAGCTCATGGCGAAGGCGCGGACCGAAGCCGAGCAGATGGTGCTGCACGCCAAGCAAGAAGCCGAATCCACGAAAGCGCGGACGGTCGAAGAGGCGCGCGCGGAGAGTGACCGGATCATCCACATGGCGATGACCAGCCGCGACGCCATTCGCAAAGAAATCGAGCAAGACATGGAGCGCCGCACCATCGACCGCGCCTGCGAGATGATCCGAGCCGCACTCCCGGCGGTGTTCCGACGGCAGATTCAATCTCACTGGCTTGAGGAACTGCTCGCCGACGGGCGAGGCACGCTCGATGGATTGAAAACGGACGAAGCGGTGCAGGAAGCCCGGATCGCCTCAGCGTTTCCCCTGTCGGCGGAGCAGCGACGGTTGATTCAGGACCACCTGAAGAAGCTCTTCGGGCGGGACGTGACACTCACCGAAGTCGTGGATGAGACGCTGGTGGCGGGGTTGACGCTGACGGTGGGTAGCCGGGTGCTTGATGGCACGCTGGCGTCAAAGATCCAACACGAGGCTCGTCGAGCCCAGCAGGCGATCTGA
- a CDS encoding F0F1 ATP synthase subunit alpha has product MAGSTQHTADSTQGHPETSAYEIREIGTVKSVRELIVRVVGLPSCMNGQMVEFANGAIGMVMGFTEHDVQVLVFGGKGRIRAGDEVYNRGQEFRLPVGDPFIGRIVNALCEPVDGLGPIAATEHQPVFAEAAGILERRGVEDTLETGTRILDAVIPIAKGQRQLLIGDRMTGKTTLTIDAILNQKGKNVVCIYCSTGKAYSNLLRMVRLLQHQGAMEYTVVVSGPASSSPGEQYLSPYTAATLGEHFMRRGRDVLVVFDDLTKHAWVYRQLSLLMERAPGREAYPGDIFYIHSQLMERAAAMTPELGNGSMTFLPICDILQGDLTGYIPSNLVSMTDGQIYFNTTLFNKGIKPAIDFGLSVSRIGSKAQWPGMKELSGKLRLEYVQYQELLQMTQLRTNLSSDAEAKLKRGEAITNLLVQDKNRPAAMEDQIMQLYALRKGVLDELSASHIKQFKREFGAAVRQWVPQFAPELRTRKTLTAEMKPQLDEMLRRYLQQLAP; this is encoded by the coding sequence ATGGCAGGCAGCACACAGCACACAGCAGACAGCACACAGGGACATCCCGAGACCTCAGCGTATGAAATTCGAGAGATCGGGACGGTGAAGTCGGTGCGGGAGCTGATCGTCCGGGTCGTAGGATTGCCCTCCTGCATGAACGGGCAGATGGTGGAGTTTGCGAATGGCGCGATCGGCATGGTGATGGGGTTCACCGAGCACGATGTCCAGGTGCTCGTCTTCGGCGGCAAGGGGCGGATTCGCGCCGGCGATGAGGTGTACAACCGCGGCCAAGAATTCCGGCTGCCCGTCGGAGACCCGTTCATCGGGCGCATCGTCAACGCGCTGTGCGAGCCGGTCGACGGCTTAGGGCCAATTGCCGCGACCGAGCACCAGCCGGTGTTCGCCGAAGCCGCGGGGATCTTGGAGCGCCGCGGCGTGGAAGACACGCTGGAAACCGGCACGAGGATTCTCGACGCCGTGATTCCCATCGCGAAAGGGCAGCGCCAACTGCTGATCGGCGACCGCATGACGGGAAAAACCACCTTGACCATCGACGCGATCCTCAATCAAAAAGGGAAAAACGTCGTCTGCATTTATTGCTCCACCGGCAAAGCCTATTCCAATCTTCTGCGGATGGTGCGGCTGCTGCAGCACCAAGGGGCGATGGAGTACACCGTGGTGGTCAGCGGTCCGGCCTCCTCCTCGCCGGGCGAGCAATATTTGTCGCCCTACACCGCCGCGACGCTTGGCGAGCACTTCATGCGGCGCGGCCGCGACGTCCTGGTGGTCTTTGACGATCTGACGAAGCACGCCTGGGTGTACCGGCAGCTCAGCTTGCTGATGGAGCGCGCCCCGGGCCGCGAAGCGTATCCCGGCGACATCTTCTATATCCATTCGCAGCTCATGGAGCGGGCGGCCGCCATGACGCCTGAGCTTGGCAACGGCTCCATGACGTTTCTGCCCATTTGCGACATCCTGCAGGGGGACCTGACCGGGTACATTCCGAGCAACTTGGTGTCCATGACCGACGGGCAGATTTATTTCAACACGACGCTGTTCAACAAGGGGATCAAGCCGGCCATCGATTTCGGGTTGTCGGTGTCCCGCATCGGCAGCAAGGCGCAATGGCCGGGGATGAAGGAGCTCAGCGGGAAACTGCGCCTGGAATATGTCCAGTATCAGGAGCTGCTGCAGATGACGCAATTGCGCACGAATCTCTCCTCGGATGCGGAGGCGAAACTCAAGCGCGGCGAGGCGATCACGAACCTGCTCGTTCAAGACAAAAACCGCCCCGCGGCGATGGAGGACCAGATCATGCAGCTCTACGCGCTGCGGAAAGGCGTCTTGGATGAGCTCTCGGCCAGCCATATCAAGCAATTCAAGCGGGAGTTCGGAGCCGCCGTGCGCCAATGGGTTCCGCAGTTCGCGCCGGAGCTTCGAACGCGCAAGACCCTGACCGCCGAGATGAAACCGCAGCTTGACGAGATGCTGCGCCGCTACCTTCAACAATTGGCCCCCTGA
- a CDS encoding F0F1 ATP synthase subunit gamma: MPALTKLKQDMVFNARLAGLLEAMKSIAAQQFQALERALKSNPTLFEAIEMIAATFDPQSVSHPFMQAEGPVGVIAVTSDTGLVGGLNHQVMLRSLQEYHRQPGELMVVGERGVAAAREHGVPCHAFASAGDAARRQRAEEIRTYALNRVVSGALGALSIVYPRALSFTVQRVELIRVLPCSAWLQAKEAPRVRGGPVLMESAVSSVLEYLVWLWLGQTLVDVLGMSRLAEFAARSIHLEGSSQELQRRGKQMQLRYFKERREVIDRNMRELFSAKAIFGKT, translated from the coding sequence ATGCCGGCGCTGACGAAGCTCAAACAGGACATGGTGTTCAACGCGCGCCTGGCCGGATTGCTGGAAGCCATGAAATCCATCGCGGCCCAGCAATTCCAGGCGCTGGAGCGCGCGCTGAAATCGAATCCGACGCTCTTTGAGGCGATTGAGATGATCGCGGCCACCTTCGACCCGCAGAGCGTGTCGCATCCGTTCATGCAGGCGGAAGGGCCGGTGGGCGTGATCGCGGTCACCTCGGATACCGGATTGGTTGGCGGTTTGAATCATCAGGTGATGCTCCGCTCGCTGCAGGAGTATCACCGGCAGCCCGGCGAACTGATGGTCGTCGGCGAGCGGGGTGTTGCCGCGGCGCGGGAGCACGGTGTTCCGTGCCATGCGTTTGCCTCGGCCGGCGACGCGGCGCGCCGGCAGCGGGCGGAGGAAATTCGCACCTACGCGCTCAATCGCGTCGTGAGCGGAGCGCTCGGCGCGCTGAGCATCGTGTATCCGCGAGCCCTCTCCTTCACGGTGCAGCGCGTTGAGCTGATTCGCGTGCTGCCGTGCAGCGCGTGGCTGCAGGCCAAGGAAGCGCCGCGGGTGCGCGGCGGGCCGGTCCTGATGGAGTCCGCGGTCTCAAGCGTGCTGGAGTATTTGGTCTGGCTCTGGCTGGGCCAGACCCTGGTGGATGTCCTGGGCATGAGCCGGTTGGCCGAGTTCGCCGCCCGCTCCATCCATCTGGAGGGCAGCTCCCAGGAGCTGCAGCGCCGCGGCAAGCAGATGCAGTTGCGCTATTTCAAGGAGCGGCGCGAGGTCATCGATCGCAACATGCGGGAGCTCTTTTCCGCAAAAGCCATTTTCGGGAAGACCTAG
- a CDS encoding F0F1 ATP synthase subunit beta: MSTANAKQNGQDMGRVVAVQGPVVDVKFPSSRDVPNVFDVIETETAYHAPVVLEVAEHLPGNLARCIALTSTLNLLRNAAARPTGGAVTIPVGHEMYGRLVNVLGRPMDLKGPIVPTDTRPIRRPPPGARVSQRGRGEEPQLLETGIKIIDMLFPLVKGSKNGILGGAALGKSVLTLELIHNMVKEHHGACVFTGAGERIREGNELYYALQHHEVLDKVQLVYGQMNEPPGARFCVAMTGMTLAESIQRENKDVLLFVDNVFRFLQAGAEISTLLGRVPSETGYQPTLAAEASEFHERIRSASDGSGSITSLEAVYVPADDLTDPAVVALYSFLESIMVLSRERIQLGLYPAVDPLLSSSSNLDADIVGQRHFDVAIDALRVMQKYEELRRIVAVIGLDELSQADRTLYARARKLQNFMTQPFFVAEGYTGKPGEYVTVEDVVQGCEKILSGRVDSVPEEKFYMVGQLPF; the protein is encoded by the coding sequence ATGAGCACGGCTAATGCTAAGCAGAACGGGCAGGACATGGGACGCGTGGTCGCGGTCCAGGGGCCGGTGGTGGACGTGAAATTTCCCTCCTCGCGCGACGTGCCCAACGTCTTCGATGTCATCGAAACTGAAACCGCCTACCACGCGCCGGTGGTGCTGGAGGTGGCTGAGCACTTGCCCGGGAATCTCGCGCGGTGCATCGCGCTCACCTCGACCTTGAACCTGCTGCGCAACGCCGCGGCTCGGCCGACCGGCGGGGCGGTGACCATTCCGGTCGGGCATGAAATGTACGGCCGCCTGGTCAATGTGCTGGGCCGGCCGATGGACTTGAAGGGGCCGATCGTGCCCACGGATACGCGCCCCATCCGCCGCCCGCCGCCGGGAGCGCGAGTCTCCCAGCGGGGCCGGGGGGAAGAGCCCCAGCTGCTGGAAACCGGCATTAAGATCATCGACATGCTTTTTCCGCTGGTGAAGGGCAGCAAAAACGGCATCCTGGGGGGCGCAGCGCTCGGCAAGAGCGTGCTCACCCTGGAGCTGATTCATAACATGGTGAAAGAGCATCACGGGGCCTGCGTGTTTACCGGAGCCGGCGAGCGCATCCGCGAAGGCAACGAGCTGTATTACGCGCTGCAGCATCATGAGGTGCTGGACAAAGTGCAATTGGTCTACGGCCAGATGAATGAGCCGCCCGGGGCGCGCTTCTGCGTGGCCATGACCGGGATGACGCTCGCCGAATCCATCCAGCGGGAAAACAAGGATGTGCTGCTGTTTGTCGACAATGTGTTCCGCTTTCTTCAGGCGGGCGCGGAAATTTCCACCCTGCTCGGCCGCGTGCCGTCGGAAACCGGCTATCAGCCGACCTTGGCGGCGGAGGCCAGCGAATTCCACGAGCGGATCCGCTCGGCCTCGGATGGCAGCGGCTCGATCACCTCGCTTGAGGCCGTCTACGTGCCGGCGGATGACCTGACCGATCCGGCCGTCGTCGCCCTCTACAGCTTTTTGGAAAGCATCATGGTGCTCTCGCGCGAGCGCATTCAGCTGGGGCTGTATCCGGCGGTGGATCCGCTGCTGTCCTCCTCAAGCAATCTGGATGCGGATATCGTGGGGCAGCGGCATTTCGATGTGGCCATCGACGCCTTGCGCGTCATGCAGAAGTACGAGGAGCTTCGGCGCATCGTGGCCGTCATCGGGCTGGATGAGCTCTCCCAGGCGGATCGCACGCTGTACGCCCGCGCGCGCAAACTGCAGAACTTCATGACCCAGCCCTTCTTCGTCGCCGAAGGGTACACCGGCAAGCCAGGGGAATACGTCACCGTGGAAGACGTGGTGCAGGGGTGCGAGAAAATCTTGTCAGGCCGCGTGGATTCGGTGCCGGAGGAGAAGTTTTACATGGTCGGCCAGCTGCCTTTTTGA
- the tadA gene encoding Flp pilus assembly complex ATPase component TadA, protein MAASKPTKFGQGLVTSGVLTAEQLEQAMQEQASSRRFLGTILLERRWLSPEQLLRALSEQYGMPWTRFADGSVERQAIDAMPVKVATHYKVMPVRAGNGSLTVAIANPQDVRLADELQTALQDRFRIETVLATEEDIERAIKKHYGIGAETVSQLVKDQPASLRLQAVGEGAVEDIEQLADDASVVKLVNQLMVEAHHRRATDIHLEPYRGKVRLRYRIDGVLRNVDVPPAIRQLFPAILSRVKVLSNLNIMERRLPQDGRASVKVGEEKLDLRISVLPTPSGESIVVRILPNTMLLALKDLGFRAEDLDGLQRIIAQPHGLLFVTGPTGSGKTTTLYGMLNTINTERRKIITIEDPVEYEMDGVTQVQIHPSIGLTFATGLRSMLRHDPDVMMVGEVRDYETAELAIRIALTGHLVFSTLHTNDSASSVTRLLDMGVDPYLIVSSVSCFMAQRLVRLLCPDCKVEIAPERKDFKRRFQAKGCEACGHAGYFGRTAIYELLVMAEPIKQLVLQRASSDAIWRKAIECGMRTMQQDGWEKVSQGLTTPEEVTRVTQEQEDEFLRVTKEET, encoded by the coding sequence ATGGCAGCCTCTAAACCGACGAAATTTGGGCAGGGCCTCGTGACGAGCGGGGTGTTGACCGCCGAGCAGCTCGAGCAAGCCATGCAGGAGCAGGCGTCGAGCCGGCGGTTCCTGGGGACGATTCTGCTGGAGCGCCGATGGCTCAGCCCGGAGCAGCTGCTGCGCGCGCTCTCCGAGCAGTACGGGATGCCGTGGACGCGCTTCGCCGATGGGAGCGTGGAGCGGCAGGCGATCGACGCCATGCCGGTGAAGGTCGCCACGCACTATAAGGTCATGCCGGTTCGGGCCGGCAACGGCAGCCTCACCGTCGCCATTGCGAATCCCCAAGACGTGCGCCTGGCCGACGAATTGCAGACGGCGCTGCAGGATCGCTTTCGCATCGAGACGGTGCTGGCGACCGAGGAGGACATCGAGCGCGCCATCAAGAAGCACTACGGCATCGGCGCTGAAACCGTCAGCCAGCTCGTGAAGGATCAGCCGGCGAGTCTCCGCCTGCAAGCCGTCGGCGAGGGGGCGGTCGAGGATATTGAGCAGCTAGCGGATGACGCCTCGGTCGTGAAGCTCGTCAACCAGCTCATGGTCGAAGCCCATCACCGCCGCGCCACGGACATCCACCTGGAGCCGTACCGCGGCAAGGTGCGCCTGCGGTATCGCATCGATGGCGTGCTGCGCAACGTGGACGTGCCACCGGCAATTCGGCAATTGTTTCCGGCCATCCTCTCGCGCGTGAAAGTGCTCTCCAACCTGAACATCATGGAGCGGCGCCTGCCTCAGGACGGGCGCGCGAGTGTTAAAGTGGGGGAGGAGAAGCTCGATCTGCGCATTTCGGTGCTGCCCACGCCCTCCGGCGAGAGCATCGTGGTGAGAATCCTGCCCAACACCATGCTGCTGGCGTTGAAAGATCTGGGGTTTCGCGCCGAGGATCTCGACGGGCTGCAGCGCATCATCGCCCAGCCCCACGGGCTGCTGTTCGTCACCGGCCCGACCGGCAGCGGCAAGACCACCACCCTCTACGGCATGCTCAATACGATCAATACCGAGCGGCGGAAGATCATCACCATCGAGGATCCGGTGGAATACGAAATGGACGGCGTGACGCAGGTGCAGATTCATCCATCGATCGGGTTGACCTTTGCGACCGGGCTGCGCAGCATGCTGCGCCACGACCCGGATGTGATGATGGTTGGGGAAGTGCGCGATTATGAGACGGCCGAGCTGGCGATTCGGATCGCGCTAACCGGCCACCTGGTCTTTTCGACGCTGCATACGAATGATTCCGCCAGCAGCGTGACCCGCTTGCTGGATATGGGGGTGGATCCGTATCTCATCGTCTCCTCGGTGTCCTGCTTCATGGCGCAGCGCCTGGTGCGGCTGCTCTGTCCCGACTGCAAGGTCGAGATCGCGCCGGAGCGCAAGGATTTCAAGCGCCGGTTTCAAGCCAAAGGCTGCGAGGCGTGCGGGCATGCCGGCTACTTCGGCCGAACGGCGATCTATGAGCTGCTGGTCATGGCCGAGCCCATCAAGCAGCTCGTGCTGCAGCGCGCCTCCTCCGATGCGATTTGGCGCAAGGCGATTGAATGCGGGATGCGCACCATGCAGCAAGACGGCTGGGAGAAAGTGTCCCAGGGCTTGACGACGCCGGAGGAAGTGACGCGTGTGACCCAAGAGCAAGAAGATGAGTTCCTCCGCGTGACCAAAGAGGAAACCTGA
- a CDS encoding type II secretion system F family protein, which translates to MLKMPKFHYTAKRGPQDVIEGILEAENRSGVLAYLTHAGYVPVRIREHADGQTVSVKRPATPLRPRRVPSSALAMMTRQFASLTRSAVPLLRALSILEDQARVPYLKHVLRALSEEVRQGQTLSSAMAKFPTVFSPLYANLVRSGEISGALDAVLERLAEQAEQEEAIRMKLRMAFTYPAFVGAVGCGTVIFLMTFVMPRLSRLLIGLGSRLPAATRGLLAISEVMSTWWCWASVAAAVMLGIVLWRNLGERSRLAIDGLLLKVPLLGPLIQQIDVARFARSFGLQLGHGISILQAMDVALWVVGNRMIRKEFQRLPEALRQGTPLSSALKELSVGTAFLVNTVAVGEEVGNVGESLTEIARYYEQDSERLLQMMAALVEPILIVGVGLIVGFIVMAVLLPIFEMSTINP; encoded by the coding sequence ATGTTGAAAATGCCAAAATTCCACTACACAGCGAAACGCGGACCGCAGGATGTCATTGAAGGCATCCTGGAGGCGGAGAACCGCAGCGGAGTCCTCGCCTACCTGACGCATGCCGGGTATGTGCCGGTGCGCATTCGCGAGCACGCCGATGGGCAGACGGTTTCGGTGAAGCGACCGGCGACCCCCCTCCGCCCGCGGCGAGTGCCCTCGTCCGCCTTGGCGATGATGACGCGGCAATTCGCCAGCTTGACGCGCTCCGCCGTGCCGCTGCTGCGGGCGTTGAGCATCCTTGAAGATCAGGCCAGAGTCCCGTACCTGAAACACGTCTTGCGCGCGCTGAGCGAAGAGGTGCGCCAGGGCCAAACGCTCTCCTCGGCGATGGCAAAGTTCCCCACGGTCTTCTCCCCGCTGTACGCGAACCTGGTCCGCTCCGGAGAGATCAGCGGGGCGCTGGACGCCGTGCTCGAGCGGCTGGCGGAGCAAGCCGAGCAGGAGGAAGCGATTCGGATGAAACTCCGCATGGCGTTCACCTATCCCGCGTTCGTCGGGGCGGTGGGCTGCGGCACCGTGATCTTTCTGATGACGTTCGTCATGCCTCGGCTCTCGCGCCTGCTCATCGGCTTAGGCTCGCGGCTGCCGGCGGCGACGCGCGGGCTGCTGGCGATTTCCGAGGTGATGTCGACCTGGTGGTGTTGGGCCTCGGTGGCCGCCGCGGTGATGCTCGGCATTGTGCTCTGGCGGAACCTCGGGGAGCGCAGCCGGCTGGCGATCGATGGGCTCCTGCTGAAGGTTCCGCTCCTGGGCCCGCTGATCCAGCAAATCGACGTCGCTCGCTTCGCCCGCTCCTTTGGATTGCAGCTTGGCCATGGCATTTCGATTCTTCAGGCGATGGACGTGGCCCTCTGGGTGGTGGGCAATCGGATGATCCGCAAGGAGTTCCAGCGGCTGCCCGAAGCGCTGCGGCAGGGCACGCCGCTTTCGAGCGCCTTGAAAGAGCTGTCGGTCGGCACGGCCTTCCTTGTCAACACGGTGGCGGTCGGCGAAGAGGTCGGCAACGTGGGAGAATCGCTGACGGAAATCGCCCGCTATTACGAGCAAGACAGCGAGCGGCTGCTGCAGATGATGGCCGCGCTGGTGGAGCCGATCCTGATCGTCGGCGTGGGGCTGATCGTCGGCTTCATCGTCATGGCCGTGCTGCTGCCCATCTTTGAGATGAGCACAATTAATCCGTAA
- the gspG gene encoding type II secretion system major pseudopilin GspG, translating into MEKIRQGFTLIELMLVVVIIGALAAMVVPRLAGRSEEARIGIAKTDIKANIATALKLYELDNGRFPTTEQGLQALIAKPTSPPVADNWKGPYIEQEPLDPWRRPYVYRYPGTHPPRDYDLFSVGADGVEGKDDVTNWAVQAASQD; encoded by the coding sequence ATGGAAAAGATTAGACAAGGGTTTACGCTGATTGAGTTGATGCTCGTGGTGGTGATTATTGGAGCGTTGGCGGCGATGGTGGTGCCACGCTTAGCGGGCCGGTCCGAAGAGGCGCGCATCGGCATTGCGAAGACCGATATCAAGGCGAACATCGCGACCGCCCTGAAGCTGTATGAGCTCGACAACGGCCGATTCCCGACGACGGAGCAGGGTTTGCAGGCGCTGATCGCCAAGCCGACCAGCCCGCCGGTGGCGGATAACTGGAAAGGCCCGTACATTGAGCAGGAGCCGCTGGACCCGTGGAGACGGCCGTACGTGTATCGGTATCCGGGGACGCATCCGCCCAGGGATTATGATTTGTTTTCCGTGGGGGCCGACGGGGTCGAGGGCAAAGACGATGTCACGAATTGGGCCGTGCAGGCGGCGAGCCAAGACTAA
- a CDS encoding prepilin-type N-terminal cleavage/methylation domain-containing protein, whose amino-acid sequence MSRIGPCRRRAKTKGVSLIEVLISVAILAAGMAVILQGLVRSAYTLSVARNRLRAYSFASAKLTEVELGIHQRAELRPEGSFRIGRETFRWQLTVAPATPTTQEAALAVEWQQAGHPYRIHTASMMPIPATPEP is encoded by the coding sequence ATGTCACGAATTGGGCCGTGCAGGCGGCGAGCCAAGACTAAGGGCGTCAGCCTGATTGAAGTCCTCATCAGCGTCGCCATCCTCGCCGCCGGGATGGCGGTGATTCTGCAAGGGCTCGTCCGCAGCGCCTACACCCTCAGCGTGGCCCGCAATCGCCTGCGCGCGTACAGTTTCGCCTCGGCGAAACTCACCGAAGTGGAATTAGGCATTCACCAGCGTGCGGAGCTGCGGCCGGAGGGGAGTTTCCGAATCGGCCGCGAGACGTTCCGCTGGCAGTTGACGGTAGCCCCCGCGACTCCCACCACTCAAGAGGCCGCGCTGGCCGTGGAATGGCAGCAGGCCGGCCATCCCTACCGCATTCACACCGCGTCGATGATGCCGATCCCCGCGACCCCTGAGCCATGA
- a CDS encoding prepilin-type N-terminal cleavage/methylation domain-containing protein, with translation MTPPRAGRGFTVVEMLVVVSLMALAGGAMVSAFAGGLRVWQRANELSAAGQSGLIAFEFIRRDLRSLRTFSPVPFDGAYDRFSAATVEAERPSAWPSGTLGRIGYFLRERDHVLCRSFVPYAQTRTVSLRDRCEPVLDRVTRLRLRYFGKHPDSGVEAWSSHWSGPSPPLAVTVEVTTQEGRRPPVTQTHTVFLAQGHIDEPTTE, from the coding sequence ATGACACCGCCACGCGCTGGCCGCGGATTTACGGTTGTGGAAATGCTCGTGGTCGTCTCGCTGATGGCCTTGGCCGGCGGGGCCATGGTCTCGGCGTTTGCCGGCGGGCTTCGGGTCTGGCAGCGGGCGAATGAATTGAGCGCAGCAGGGCAATCCGGGTTGATCGCCTTCGAGTTCATCCGGCGGGATCTGCGCAGCCTCCGCACCTTTTCGCCGGTGCCCTTCGACGGCGCCTATGATCGGTTTTCCGCCGCGACCGTCGAGGCCGAGCGCCCATCGGCCTGGCCCTCAGGGACGCTGGGCCGCATCGGCTATTTTCTTCGCGAGCGGGATCACGTGCTCTGCCGCTCGTTTGTTCCCTATGCGCAGACGCGGACCGTCTCGCTGCGCGATCGCTGCGAGCCGGTGCTGGATCGCGTGACGCGCCTGCGCCTTCGGTATTTCGGCAAGCACCCCGACAGCGGAGTCGAAGCGTGGAGCAGCCACTGGAGCGGGCCGTCGCCGCCGCTGGCGGTCACGGTTGAGGTGACCACGCAGGAGGGCCGGCGGCCGCCTGTCACCCAGACGCATACGGTGTTTCTTGCCCAAGGACACATCGATGAACCGACAACAGAGTGA
- a CDS encoding general secretion pathway protein GspK: MNRQQSDIADRGSWIVDRGPLHVHHPPSTIHHPHGGSILIYVLWVTFLLSLFAVSVASQASAGLRFSDRMLGQLRMRGIAQAGLLKAIEALALDASMVDTLSDPWADSFHDRTQWDGIFSLMSSPKPDPERRYGLADEERRLNLNTAPKDALDRLIRSVTPLAPDDADALADAISDWRDEDDDAEPHGAEHFYYRGLANAYDCKNGPFEQLEELRLVKGVSPAIYRWLEPHVTVYGSGAVNVNTTSPVIFAALGLSPQGVAGLRAFRSGEDGLEGTGDDQAFSSVDGMEADLRAYLPQADLGRLAQLMQKKLLTVSSRAFRFHLEASDGTPAHAVHAMGIIDREGHVKLWTER; the protein is encoded by the coding sequence ATGAACCGACAACAGAGTGATATCGCGGATCGTGGATCGTGGATCGTGGATCGTGGACCCCTTCACGTCCACCATCCACCATCCACCATCCACCATCCTCATGGTGGAAGCATCCTCATCTACGTGCTGTGGGTGACGTTCTTGCTGAGCCTCTTCGCCGTCAGCGTGGCGTCCCAAGCCTCCGCCGGGCTGCGGTTTTCTGACCGCATGCTCGGCCAGTTGCGCATGCGCGGGATCGCCCAGGCCGGTTTGCTGAAGGCCATCGAAGCGCTCGCCCTTGACGCATCGATGGTCGATACGCTCAGCGATCCCTGGGCGGATTCGTTTCATGATCGCACGCAGTGGGACGGGATCTTTTCGTTGATGTCATCTCCGAAGCCCGATCCGGAGCGCCGCTATGGCCTGGCCGATGAAGAGCGCCGGCTGAATCTGAACACCGCGCCGAAGGATGCGCTCGACCGGTTGATCCGCTCGGTGACGCCGCTGGCACCCGATGACGCGGACGCCCTCGCCGATGCGATCAGTGATTGGCGCGATGAGGATGATGATGCCGAGCCGCATGGCGCGGAGCATTTTTACTATCGGGGGCTGGCCAACGCCTACGATTGCAAAAACGGGCCGTTCGAGCAGCTCGAGGAGCTTCGGCTGGTCAAGGGGGTGTCTCCGGCGATCTATCGCTGGCTTGAGCCGCATGTGACGGTCTATGGCTCGGGGGCGGTCAACGTGAATACCACCTCGCCGGTGATCTTCGCAGCGCTCGGTCTGAGCCCTCAGGGGGTGGCGGGCCTTCGAGCCTTTCGGTCGGGGGAGGATGGCCTTGAAGGCACGGGCGATGACCAAGCGTTCTCATCCGTCGATGGCATGGAAGCAGACCTCCGGGCGTATCTTCCCCAAGCGGACCTCGGCAGGCTCGCGCAGCTCATGCAAAAAAAACTCCTCACGGTCTCCTCGCGCGCGTTCCGGTTCCACCTGGAAGCTAGTGATGGCACGCCGGCCCACGCGGTGCATGCGATGGGCATCATCGATCGGGAAGGGCACGTCAAGTTGTGGACAGAACGGTAA